The genomic interval TCGATTCGCCGTCCTTGATAAAGGGAAACCCATGAACAGCCGAGCCATGTCGTGAGGCTCGAGGAATAGCTGCTGTTCTGAATCGGTTGCATGGGTGTTCGCCCGAACTGTGGCGGTGAACAGCGTCAGTAGGGAATCAACCCGCTCCCGAAGGAGGTGAACCTGCTCGGTGAGTTCTTGCACTTCATGGACAAGCTGTTCGTGACGATCAGCCGAGGAGAGAGCTGGCAATCCTTGCCGCTCTTTCCAGGCCAGGACATCGTCATAGGCGATCCGCAGCTTGTTGCTCCTGGCGTGAGATGCGACCAGCTCACCTCGATCTATCATACGGTAAATAGTACGAGGGTTGACACCCATCAAGGCTGCCGCCTCTGTTCCTGTGAGATATTTTCGTCCCTCGTATTCGTGCTGCTCTTTTCTCATGGCGTTTCCTATTTCCCATGTCTCCGGTTAGTGAGAGTCACCGCCCTCCACATCTTGCCTGAGTGTTCTTGCCACTTCTTTCATTCGTCTTGCCACATCACCTGCGGTGCTCTCTCCTCTTCGTCATGCTTCCCGCTCACTACTGTAGCAGAAAAGATGGCAGATAGCTGTTAGTTTTCACCCAACTTTTTCCAGGAAATTGGTCAAGGCGCCAGATTTGTTCTTTACCCTGATCTGTCAGAAGCCTGGAGACTGATTCTTTATCAACAGATGCGTCATGATACGTCGCGCCTGAGCAGACTGTGCAGCAGGTTCGTTGTCATGGCAAGTCTTTAGGAGTTGTCCTAGTTCCCAGCACCTTGTCATGACGGGTGCGTGTATCACCCTAGCCCGGCAGATACCCCTGTCATGACAGGTCCTCGCAACGGAGGTATCTACGTCTCCTCTTCCTTTGGGCGTGTTGCTTCATCATCGTCTCTTGTCGTGGCAGATCACCTCCTCTTGCGTATCCGCCAGCTATGCGGTCATGACACGTCGCTCACTGCTGCTCTTCTCTCTGGTGACATGGTCATGACAGACCCCCTTTCTTCACCTCTGCCCCTTTCTCGCTGTCATGACATGTCTATCTTTTAGAGAAAACTAACACATATAAGTTTAAAATCAACACGTATCATTTGAAAATTTCCTAAATATATGTTATAAGACCTGTATACTGTTGTGGTCTGACTCCGCCCAAAGGGAGTTACAGTACGGGCCGCTGTGCCAGTGGGGCAACCCCTGGAAAGGCTCAGGTGAGGGTCTGACTCCGCCCAAAGGGAGTTACAGTACGGGCCGCTGTGCCAGCGTGGGCAACCCCTGGAAAGGCTCAGGTCATCTCATCCTTGATGAGCGCCGGAGGTCTCCCTGCTAGGGAGATCAGAGCAACTGTCGTACTCGTCGCGTGATTTGGTAGTACAGTAGCGGAAACTGTCATTGGAGCAGGTCCTCGGAGCGAGACATCGTCGTGCGTGCCTGCCACAGATGAGCGTCCTGTGGCAGGGAGGAAAGCGTTGCTGTGTCTTTGGAGGTCGGTGCCTCGGCTCTTCGTTGGAAACCAGCTGCGGTGGGAATGCTCCGATATGGAATTCTAAACAGCAGTTCAGGTGAACCGCTGAAATGCCAGGGGCGAGTGAGGCCCCGTATACGCCTCGCTGGGTCGCCAGCACAGTATTACGTACAAGTTTGAACCTGCCTATTGGAAACCGTAGAGTTACCTACCTGAAAAGAGAGGAGGGAGTCCATGGGAGCCCACCGAAAGAGTATCGTGAAAGAGGCTGTCGACCGCCTGGAAGAGAAAATGGCTATCCGCCAGAGCCGCGGCAAGGCCAAAGCGGCGCTGCGTGCCGCTAAGGAAATGGGCTGGACCGGCAGCACGGAACGGATTCACTCCTTCAAAACCCGTTCCGTGTATCAGGGCCACGTGGTGCGTTTCGTCCGCTGGGTGCGCACCACCTATCAAATC from Ktedonobacteraceae bacterium carries:
- a CDS encoding helix-turn-helix domain-containing protein gives rise to the protein MRKEQHEYEGRKYLTGTEAAALMGVNPRTIYRMIDRGELVASHARSNKLRIAYDDVLAWKERQGLPALSSADRHEQLVHEVQELTEQVHLLRERVDSLLTLFTATVRANTHATDSEQQLFLEPHDMARLFMGFPLSRTANRLFSVLDKRGLPSGSMTVAAFAQRHQMKVNRVKKLYEEQQITLTIIARDNAMRNAHEWWITPEQQEALVRYWQQQQVSYTPCAQCPHAVSPEMHGEETTTS